A region from the Triticum urartu cultivar G1812 chromosome 1, Tu2.1, whole genome shotgun sequence genome encodes:
- the LOC125543743 gene encoding protein DETOXIFICATION 19-like isoform X1 has product MSSAPLLGAGEPFGECREAKRPSPAWLRRLIDTEEAWAQLQFALPMVLTNMSYYAIPLVSVMFSGHLGNVHLAGATLGNSWATVTGYAFVTGMSGAMETLCGQAYGARMYRLLGLYLQSSLIMSTVVSVLISIVWLFTEPILLFLHQEPEVSHAAAVFIRYQVPGLFAYSFLQCLLRYLQTQSIVVPLVVCSMVPFVLHIAVNYLLVNVVGLGLTGASLAISATFWVSCLMLLAYVMWSKEFDETWKGFSTDAFNYVLPTIKLAMPSAIMVCLEYWAIELLVLIAGLLPNSTASTSLIAICASTQAISYMITYGFSAAVSTRVSNEIGAGNVDRAKNAVMVTMKLSVFLALSFILLLIVGHDLWASLFTESTVIVAKFAGITPLLTISIVLDSAQGVLSGVARGCGWQHLAATTNLVAFYLAGMPVAILLAFKLNLYTHGLWLGLITGLACQTSVMVLITLRTKWSKLVDAMVKNRDGYVA; this is encoded by the exons ATGTCCTCGGCTCCGCTGCTCGGCGCCGGCGAGCCCTTCGGCGAATGCCGCGAGGCAAAGCGTCCCTCGCCGGCGTGGCTGCGCCGCTTGATCGACACGGAGGAGGCCTGGGCGCAGCTACAGTTCGCGCTGCCGATGGTCCTGACCAACATGTCCTACTACGCCATCCCGCTTGTGTCCGTGATGTTCTCCGGCCACCTCGGCAACGTCCACCTCGCCGGCGCCACGCTCGGCAACTCCTGGGCCACCGTCACCGGCTACGCCTTTGTT ACCGGCATGAGCGGCGCCATGGAGACGCTGTGTGGACAGGCCTATGGTGCCCGGATGTACCGCTTGCTGGGCTTGTACCTGCAGTCGTCGCTCATCATGTCAACGGTGGTGTCCGTACTCATCTCCATCGTCTGGCTGTTCACGGAGCCAATTCTGTTGTTTCTGCATCAAGAACCTGAGGTGTCCCACGCCGCCGCGGTGTTCATCCGTTACCAGGTGCCCGGTCTGTTCGCCTACTCCTTCCTACAGTGTCTGCTGCGGTATCTGCAGACACAGTCGATTGTTGTGCCACTTGTTGTCTGCTCCATGGTGCCGTTTGTGCTCCACATCGCCGTGAACTACCTGCTAGTGAATGTGGTCGGATTGGGCCTCACCGGCGCTTCATTGGCCATCTCAGCCACGTTCTGGGTCTCGTGCCTGATGTTGCTCGCATACGTGATGTGGTCCAAGGAGTTCGATGAGACGTGGAAGGGCTTCTCCACCGACGCCTTCAACTATGTGTTGCCGACAATCAAGCTCGCCATGCCCTCTGCCATCATGGTCTG CTTGGAGTActgggctattgagctcctcgTGCTGATCGCCGGCCTACTGCCGAATTCCACTGCAAGCACGTCGTTGATTGCCATATG CGCAAGCACGCAGGCCATTTCCTACATGATCACCTATGGGTTCAGTGCCGCTGTGAG CACCAGGGTGTCAAATGAGATCGGGGCCGGTAACGTGGACAGAGCAAAGAATGCGGTCATGGTGACGATGAAGCTGTCAGTGTTCCTTGCCCTCTCGTTTATTCTGCTGCTGATAGTCGGCCATGACCTCTGGGCCAGCCTCTTCACGGAGAGCACGGTGATTGTGGCAAAGTTTGCAGGCATCACCCCACTCCTGACGATCTCCATCGTGCTGGACTCCGCGCAGGGCGTGTTGTCAG GGGTGGCACGGGGCTGTGGATGGCAGCACCTGGCGGCGACGACGAACCTGGTGGCGTTCTACTTGGCCGGCATGCCGGTGGCCATCCTGTTGGCCTTCAAGCTCAACTTGTACACCCAC GGTTTATGGTTGGGCTTAATCACGGGGCTGGCGTGCCAGACCAGCGTGATGGTGCTGATAACCCTCCGCACGAAATGGTCCAAGCTAGTGGATGCCATGGTGAAAAATCGGGATGGCTATGTCGCTTGA
- the LOC125543743 gene encoding protein DETOXIFICATION 19-like isoform X2 — translation MSSAPLLGAGEPFGECREAKRPSPAWLRRLIDTEEAWAQLQFALPMVLTNMSYYAIPLVSVMFSGHLGNVHLAFVTGMSGAMETLCGQAYGARMYRLLGLYLQSSLIMSTVVSVLISIVWLFTEPILLFLHQEPEVSHAAAVFIRYQVPGLFAYSFLQCLLRYLQTQSIVVPLVVCSMVPFVLHIAVNYLLVNVVGLGLTGASLAISATFWVSCLMLLAYVMWSKEFDETWKGFSTDAFNYVLPTIKLAMPSAIMVCLEYWAIELLVLIAGLLPNSTASTSLIAICASTQAISYMITYGFSAAVSTRVSNEIGAGNVDRAKNAVMVTMKLSVFLALSFILLLIVGHDLWASLFTESTVIVAKFAGITPLLTISIVLDSAQGVLSGVARGCGWQHLAATTNLVAFYLAGMPVAILLAFKLNLYTHGLWLGLITGLACQTSVMVLITLRTKWSKLVDAMVKNRDGYVA, via the exons ATGTCCTCGGCTCCGCTGCTCGGCGCCGGCGAGCCCTTCGGCGAATGCCGCGAGGCAAAGCGTCCCTCGCCGGCGTGGCTGCGCCGCTTGATCGACACGGAGGAGGCCTGGGCGCAGCTACAGTTCGCGCTGCCGATGGTCCTGACCAACATGTCCTACTACGCCATCCCGCTTGTGTCCGTGATGTTCTCCGGCCACCTCGGCAACGTCCACCTCGCC TTCGTT ACCGGCATGAGCGGCGCCATGGAGACGCTGTGTGGACAGGCCTATGGTGCCCGGATGTACCGCTTGCTGGGCTTGTACCTGCAGTCGTCGCTCATCATGTCAACGGTGGTGTCCGTACTCATCTCCATCGTCTGGCTGTTCACGGAGCCAATTCTGTTGTTTCTGCATCAAGAACCTGAGGTGTCCCACGCCGCCGCGGTGTTCATCCGTTACCAGGTGCCCGGTCTGTTCGCCTACTCCTTCCTACAGTGTCTGCTGCGGTATCTGCAGACACAGTCGATTGTTGTGCCACTTGTTGTCTGCTCCATGGTGCCGTTTGTGCTCCACATCGCCGTGAACTACCTGCTAGTGAATGTGGTCGGATTGGGCCTCACCGGCGCTTCATTGGCCATCTCAGCCACGTTCTGGGTCTCGTGCCTGATGTTGCTCGCATACGTGATGTGGTCCAAGGAGTTCGATGAGACGTGGAAGGGCTTCTCCACCGACGCCTTCAACTATGTGTTGCCGACAATCAAGCTCGCCATGCCCTCTGCCATCATGGTCTG CTTGGAGTActgggctattgagctcctcgTGCTGATCGCCGGCCTACTGCCGAATTCCACTGCAAGCACGTCGTTGATTGCCATATG CGCAAGCACGCAGGCCATTTCCTACATGATCACCTATGGGTTCAGTGCCGCTGTGAG CACCAGGGTGTCAAATGAGATCGGGGCCGGTAACGTGGACAGAGCAAAGAATGCGGTCATGGTGACGATGAAGCTGTCAGTGTTCCTTGCCCTCTCGTTTATTCTGCTGCTGATAGTCGGCCATGACCTCTGGGCCAGCCTCTTCACGGAGAGCACGGTGATTGTGGCAAAGTTTGCAGGCATCACCCCACTCCTGACGATCTCCATCGTGCTGGACTCCGCGCAGGGCGTGTTGTCAG GGGTGGCACGGGGCTGTGGATGGCAGCACCTGGCGGCGACGACGAACCTGGTGGCGTTCTACTTGGCCGGCATGCCGGTGGCCATCCTGTTGGCCTTCAAGCTCAACTTGTACACCCAC GGTTTATGGTTGGGCTTAATCACGGGGCTGGCGTGCCAGACCAGCGTGATGGTGCTGATAACCCTCCGCACGAAATGGTCCAAGCTAGTGGATGCCATGGTGAAAAATCGGGATGGCTATGTCGCTTGA